The stretch of DNA ATGCTCGCGATGACCGTGCTCCGAATACCGCCCGGAAGCAGTAGCAGCGAGCGGATATTCGGTGCGTTCAGGGTCGGGAGGATTCTAGCCTTTTCCGCCGCGCTCCTCATCTTCGGCGCGTGCGGCGGAACCGCGCAGCAAGCGCGGTCCGTCTTGGTGATATCGTCGGACGCGAAGCTCAGGGAACTGGCGTCGGCGCTGTTGCCGGACCTCGCCACCCGTTCCGGCCTCGAATTGCGCGAACCCGTGCGGATCGAGATGCGGAGTCGTGACGAGTTGGTCCGCTACCTCGAGAACAAGCTCGACGAGGAGCTACCGGAGGAGGAGGCTCGGGCCACGGTCGACGCCTACGCACTCTTCGGGCTCGTTCCGAGGACGCTGGACTTGCGCGAGGTGCTGCTGCGGCTGTACACGGAGCAGGTCGTGGGTTTCTATGATCCGGACTCGACCGCGCTCTTCGTGTTGGACGACCAGCCGGAGGCGTCGTTACAGGGACTGCTGGTGCACGAGCTCGTGCACGCGATCCAGGATCAGTGGGTCGACCTCGACGCGCTCACCGACCCGAAGCTGGGGAACGATCGGGCGACCGCCGCGCAGGCAGCGATCGAAGGTCACGCGACGCTCGTGATGCTCGAGTACATGACCGAGCAGATGCAGGGCTCGCCGGTGGACCTCGGGGCGATCCCGAACTTCGCGGCGCAACTTCGCCCGGCGCTCGAAAGCGTGAGGTCGCAGTTTCCGGCGCTTGCGGCCGCGCCACCGGTGATCCAGGAGAGCTTGCTCTTCCCCTACCTCGAGGGGGCGGGCTACGTCCAGAACCTCTGGAAGCAAGGGGAGCGGGTGGCGCCGTTCGGGGAGCACCTGCCGGCGTCGACGGAGCAAATCCTCGGCGGAAGTCGGGACGATGCGCCGGTCGAACTGGCGATCTCGGTCCGCGGCGCCGCGGTCTTGCACGAGGACGTGCTCGGCCGCTTGGAGCTGGGAGTGATGCTCGACCAGCACCTGGGGCCCGGAAACGGCCGTTTCGCTGACGGTTGGGGTGGCGACCGGTACGTACTCGTCGAAGGCGAAAACGGCGAACGCGGCCTCATTTGGTACGCCGTCTGGGACGATACCGCCGCACGGGATCGCTTCGCGGCGCGCTTCCGCAGCGCGCTCGCTTCCCTCGGCGGGGTGGCGTCGCTCGAGGTTGCGGACGTGGATGGCCTGGCCGCCACCGTGCTCCGAGTCGGCTTCCCCGACGGCGTCTCGGTAGAGGTGACGGCGCTGGAAGGGAACGCGGCCCGCCTCCCTCTCCGATCACCCTTCTAGGTCGTCAGTGACCGACACTATCCCTGTGCGGGGTCTCGAGCGCGGCACCGGCGTCGAGGTCGGAGTCGCCGGCGGGAGCTACGAAGTGTTCGTCGGCTCCGGGCTGCTGGATCGCCTCCCCGCCTTGCTTCCGGACGACGCGCGGGCACACCGGTACGCGGTGATCTCCGACGAGAACGTGGCGCCGCTGTACGGCTCTGCCGTGCTCGAAGCGTTGACGGCGACCGGGGTCGACGCCCGACTCTACTCTTTTCCGGCCGGTGAGGCGTGCAAGACACGCAAGAATTGGTCGATCCTCACCGACGCCATGCTCGACGATAGGCATGGTCGGGACAGCTGCGTGGTCGCCGTGGGTGGCGGTGTCACGGGAGACCTGGCCGGCTTTGTGGCCGCGACATACCTACGCGGCATTCCGGTCGTGCAGGTCCCGACGAGCTACCTCGCGATGATCGATGCGTCGGTGGGTGGGAAGACCGGGGTCGATGTCCGAGCGGGGAAGAACCTCGTAGGGTCGTTCCATGCGCCCAGAGCTGTGGTCGCGGACCCCGACACGCTCGCGACACTGCCCACCGCGGAGCGAGTACAGGGTCTCGTGGAGGCCTTCAAGCACGGCGCGATCCTCGACGCTCAGTACTTCGAGTGGCTTACGGCGGCTGCGGACCGGCTTCTCGCAGCCGAGATCGAGACCGCGACGGAGGCGATCGTCCGTTCGGTGCGCATCAAGGCGGACGTCGTCACGAGGGATGAGCGAGAGGGCGGCTTTCGACAGGTGCTCAACTTCGGCCACACGGTGGGCCACGCGCTCGAGGCGGCTACCGGGTACGGCATGGGTCACGGCACCGCGGTGGCGGCGGGAATGTTGCTCGAAGCTGAGCTCGGTGAACGTCTCGGCATCACGGAGGAGGGCACGAGAGCCAAGATCGCACCCAGCCTCTCGACGCTGGGTTTATCGCTCGACTCCGTGCCGTCCCTCGACGTGGAAGCTGCGTTGCGTTTCCTCGGTTCCGACAAGAAAGTTCGCTCGGGGAGGACACGGTACGTATTACTTCGTCGGCTCGGCGAGGTGGAGGACGACGGAGGATGGAGCCGCGAAATTCCGGACTCGCTCGTGCGGGACGTGCTCGCGGAGCTCGCTTGACATGGCGCTTACCGAGCGCTTCGCAGGTTTCACGATCGCGTCCGCACTGGCCAACCGGGCCACCTCCGATTCCGGACGCGCCTACCTGCGCTTCCACGACCGCGTGCTGACCTACGGTGAGATCGAGCGCGACGCCGAGGCGCTCGCGGCCGCGCTCTCCAACCTGGGGATCGAGGCCGGGGACCGGATCGCGCTGCTGCTGCCTCCGTGTCCGGAATTCGTAGTCGCGATGTTCGCGGCAGCGAAGCTGGGCGCGACGATCGTTCCGCTCAATCCTCGTCTCACTACCCCCGAGTTGAAGTACGTGCTGCGGCACTCGGAGGCGGTCTGCGCAGTCACGGTGGAGCATGCCTTCGGGATCGACTATCTCCAGCTCTTCGAGGAGCTGATGCCACAGCTCCCGGAGCTGCAATACTTGGCGACCGTCGGGGACGAGGACCTCTGGTATGACGACCGGATCTTTCAGTTCGAGGACCTCATCTCGGCGGGTGCAGGACGCGATTTTCCCGCTCCCGTGCTCGACCCGGGCCGCGACTGCTTCGCGATCGTGTACACGTCCGGCACGATGGGAAAGCCGAAAGGAGTCGAGCTCAGTCATACGAACTTGATCCACGCGGCCGCCGGCACGGCGGATGCGCTCGGCCTGAAGGAATCGGATCGGTTGGTGGGTGTCACGGCACTCTTTCACGTCTTTGGACTCGGGCCAGGGCTGCTGTCCACGCTGCTCGTTGGAGCGAGCATCATCCTACAGGATGAGGCGGACGCCGCCGCGACGCTCGACTTGGCCGAACAGCACCAGGCCACCGTCCACTATGGGATACCGACGCTTTTCGTCGGCGAGCTCGCGCAGCTGGCGGTCCGCCGCCGCGACCTGAGCTCGCTCCGCTTGGCCGTGGTGGCCGGGGCTCCCGTACACGACGATCTCGTCGCGCGTATCGGCGATGAATTGGGCGTCACGGTCTTGAACGCGTACTCGCTCGCGGAGACCGCCTCGACGCTCGCTGTCGCGCGCGCAGATGACCCTGCGGACAAGCGCCGATTCACCGTGGGCAAGCCGCTTTCCGGTACGGAGATCCGCATCACCGAGTCGGACGGGGAAGAGCTGCCCGTCGAGAGCGTTGGCGAGATCGGAGTGAAGGGCCCGGGGGTCATGATCGGCTACTACCGACAGCCGAACAAGACCGCGGACGCGTACGATGAGAA from Gemmatimonadota bacterium encodes:
- the aroB gene encoding 3-dehydroquinate synthase, encoding MTDTIPVRGLERGTGVEVGVAGGSYEVFVGSGLLDRLPALLPDDARAHRYAVISDENVAPLYGSAVLEALTATGVDARLYSFPAGEACKTRKNWSILTDAMLDDRHGRDSCVVAVGGGVTGDLAGFVAATYLRGIPVVQVPTSYLAMIDASVGGKTGVDVRAGKNLVGSFHAPRAVVADPDTLATLPTAERVQGLVEAFKHGAILDAQYFEWLTAAADRLLAAEIETATEAIVRSVRIKADVVTRDEREGGFRQVLNFGHTVGHALEAATGYGMGHGTAVAAGMLLEAELGERLGITEEGTRAKIAPSLSTLGLSLDSVPSLDVEAALRFLGSDKKVRSGRTRYVLLRRLGEVEDDGGWSREIPDSLVRDVLAELA
- a CDS encoding acyl--CoA ligase: MALTERFAGFTIASALANRATSDSGRAYLRFHDRVLTYGEIERDAEALAAALSNLGIEAGDRIALLLPPCPEFVVAMFAAAKLGATIVPLNPRLTTPELKYVLRHSEAVCAVTVEHAFGIDYLQLFEELMPQLPELQYLATVGDEDLWYDDRIFQFEDLISAGAGRDFPAPVLDPGRDCFAIVYTSGTMGKPKGVELSHTNLIHAAAGTADALGLKESDRLVGVTALFHVFGLGPGLLSTLLVGASIILQDEADAAATLDLAEQHQATVHYGIPTLFVGELAQLAVRRRDLSSLRLAVVAGAPVHDDLVARIGDELGVTVLNAYSLAETASTLAVARADDPADKRRFTVGKPLSGTEIRITESDGEELPVESVGEIGVKGPGVMIGYYRQPNKTADAYDENGYYLTGDLGLLDEEGYLHLVGRRKTVIIRSGFNVYPREVETRIESHPAVQEVAVIGVADPLLGEAICACIVLVEGAIVTGHEIVDWCRETLAEDKVPDLIRFLDVLPRTDTGKVRRVELSRVVQSESESV